One window of the Thermoleophilaceae bacterium genome contains the following:
- a CDS encoding CheR family methyltransferase, with protein MPSSVQQSAGPLRELSLASGLNLLAYREDHVAERVTRALEHEGMNDVAELARLVAANADVRARFRRSVAMVVTGLFRDPEQFHLLEREVLPLVMGTRRQLRIWSAGCADGSELYSAGIVLAQMGLLESAALLGSDVLHENLLLAERGVYGDVQLPASLRARMRWEQRDLLADSMPPGKWSVILCRNVAIYLREEPKRRLHERLSAALAQGGVLLLGRSERVADPAALGLEPVAGRAYRRLP; from the coding sequence ATGCCTTCATCCGTGCAGCAATCCGCGGGACCCCTCCGCGAGCTCTCGCTCGCGAGCGGCCTGAACCTGCTCGCCTACCGCGAAGATCACGTTGCCGAGCGCGTGACGCGGGCGCTCGAGCACGAGGGCATGAACGACGTGGCCGAGCTGGCGCGGCTCGTGGCCGCGAATGCCGATGTGCGGGCTCGTTTCAGGCGCTCTGTGGCCATGGTGGTGACGGGGCTGTTCCGCGACCCGGAGCAGTTCCACCTGCTCGAGCGCGAGGTCCTGCCGCTCGTGATGGGCACGCGCCGGCAGCTGCGGATCTGGTCGGCCGGCTGCGCCGACGGCTCCGAGCTCTACAGCGCCGGCATCGTGCTCGCTCAGATGGGCCTGCTCGAGAGCGCCGCGCTGCTCGGCAGCGACGTTCTCCACGAGAACCTGCTGCTGGCGGAGCGGGGCGTGTACGGCGACGTTCAGCTGCCGGCCTCGCTGCGCGCCCGCATGCGCTGGGAGCAGCGCGACCTCCTCGCGGATTCGATGCCGCCCGGCAAATGGAGCGTGATCCTCTGCCGCAACGTCGCGATCTACCTCCGCGAGGAGCCGAAGCGGCGCCTGCACGAGCGGCTCAGTGCGGCGCTCGCTCAGGGTGGAGTGCTGCTGCTGGGCCGCAGCGAGCGGGTGGCCGACCCGGCCGCGCTCGGGCTCGAGCCCGTGGCCGGCCGCGCCTACAGGCGGCTCCCGTGA
- the rpmG gene encoding 50S ribosomal protein L33 has protein sequence MARGDVRIGVTLACEECKRRNYQTEKSKRNDPGRVELRKYCRWCGRHTAHRETR, from the coding sequence ATGGCCCGCGGAGATGTCCGAATCGGCGTGACGCTCGCTTGCGAAGAGTGCAAGCGCCGGAACTACCAAACCGAGAAGTCAAAGCGCAACGACCCAGGCCGGGTCGAGCTGCGGAAGTACTGCCGCTGGTGCGGCAGGCACACCGCGCACCGGGAAACCCGGTAG
- the secE gene encoding preprotein translocase subunit SecE produces MARNRQRAKQRQEARRAERLARVREDAPDTREEALEEIELLTGAPPEDTGRSDTVVEHPPPEPEFEGEDDDLYEPVDEGAALEPAEPPQVSDGGPRGRRGGREHPEHRHHRNRLISFLIAVWAELQRVEWPDRQTLTMLTGVVLFFVVIMGAYLGLLDAIFSKLIDKIL; encoded by the coding sequence ATGGCACGTAACCGCCAGCGGGCAAAGCAACGCCAGGAAGCGCGCCGCGCCGAGCGGCTCGCCCGCGTGCGCGAGGACGCGCCCGACACGCGCGAGGAGGCGCTCGAGGAGATCGAGCTGCTCACGGGCGCGCCGCCGGAGGACACCGGCCGCAGCGACACCGTTGTGGAGCATCCGCCGCCGGAGCCCGAGTTCGAGGGGGAGGACGACGACCTCTACGAGCCGGTGGACGAGGGCGCGGCCCTCGAGCCCGCGGAGCCTCCGCAGGTCTCAGACGGCGGCCCGCGCGGCCGTCGCGGCGGGCGGGAGCACCCCGAGCACCGCCATCACCGCAACAGGCTCATATCCTTCCTGATAGCGGTATGGGCCGAGCTTCAGCGGGTTGAGTGGCCCGATCGTCAGACGCTCACCATGCTCACGGGCGTCGTGCTCTTCTTCGTGGTGATCATGGGCGCCTACCTCGGCCTGCTCGACGCCATCTTCTCCAAACTCATAGACAAGATCCTGTAA
- the nusG gene encoding transcription termination/antitermination protein NusG, which translates to MFRWYAVNTYSGHENKVKQNLEHRVVSLNQARNIRQIVIPTEQVSEMKDGQKIQTEKRTMPGYVLVNMDLNEDSWMLVKGTPGVTGFVGASNKPVPLSQTEIDRLLNRETAERPRTRAQFSIGESVKVVSGPLSDFSGEISEINEDGAKLKVLVSIFGRETPVEVGFDQVKKI; encoded by the coding sequence ATGTTTCGCTGGTACGCCGTAAACACCTATTCCGGGCACGAGAACAAGGTCAAGCAGAACCTCGAGCATCGAGTCGTCTCGCTGAACCAGGCCCGCAACATCCGTCAGATCGTCATCCCCACCGAGCAGGTGTCGGAGATGAAGGACGGCCAGAAGATCCAGACCGAGAAGCGGACCATGCCGGGCTACGTGCTCGTGAACATGGACCTCAACGAGGACTCCTGGATGCTCGTCAAGGGAACCCCCGGCGTCACCGGCTTCGTCGGCGCGTCCAACAAGCCGGTCCCGCTGAGCCAGACCGAGATCGACCGGCTGCTCAACCGCGAGACCGCCGAGCGCCCGCGCACCCGCGCGCAGTTCTCGATAGGCGAGTCCGTGAAGGTCGTCTCAGGCCCGCTCTCCGACTTCTCCGGCGAGATCTCAGAGATCAACGAGGACGGAGCCAAGCTCAAGGTGCTCGTCTCGATCTTCGGTCGTGAAACCCCGGTCGAGGTGGGCTTCGATCAGGTGAAGAAGATTTGA
- the rplK gene encoding 50S ribosomal protein L11: protein MAKKVLTLIKLQVPGGAANPAPPVGPALGQHGVNIMEFCKAFNAQTQDQNGRIIPVEITVFEDRSFTFITKTPPAAVLIKEAAGLQKGSAEPNREKVGRITRDQVRQIAETKLQDLNARDIDQAAKIIEGTARSMGVEVG from the coding sequence ATGGCAAAGAAAGTTCTGACACTCATCAAGCTGCAGGTCCCCGGCGGCGCCGCCAACCCGGCTCCGCCCGTCGGTCCTGCGCTGGGCCAGCACGGCGTGAACATCATGGAGTTCTGCAAGGCGTTCAACGCCCAGACGCAGGACCAGAACGGCCGCATCATTCCCGTCGAGATCACGGTGTTCGAGGACCGCTCGTTCACCTTCATCACGAAGACGCCGCCGGCCGCCGTGCTGATCAAGGAGGCCGCCGGACTTCAGAAGGGCTCGGCCGAGCCCAACCGCGAGAAGGTCGGCCGGATCACGCGCGACCAGGTGCGCCAGATCGCGGAGACGAAGCTTCAGGATCTCAACGCGCGCGACATCGACCAGGCAGCCAAGATCATCGAAGGCACCGCGCGCTCGATGGGCGTGGAGGTGGGCTGA